Proteins co-encoded in one Afipia sp. P52-10 genomic window:
- a CDS encoding putative urea ABC transporter substrate-binding protein, which produces MRRLTSIAALACAVLLLGAATAVPAHAQAKKSFKIAWSIYVGWMPWGYAADTGIVKKWADKYGLTIEVKQFNDYVESVNQYTAGAFDAVTITNMDALSIPAAGGVDTTAMIVGDFSNGNDAVILKGKGDLAAVKGQKVNLVEFSVSHYLLARALEGVKLAERDVKVVNTSDADMAGAYKTPDVTAVVTWNPIVAEILASPDAKKVFDSSQIPGEIMDLMVVNTAVLKDNPDFGKALAGIWYETLARMTGTDAAAKDAKEAMAKASGTDLAGFESQLASTRLFSKAAEAEAFTKSATIGTTMDRVRKFLFEKGLLGKDAKSADVVGIELADKSVLGDKANIKLRFDATYMDAAAKGKL; this is translated from the coding sequence ATGAGACGTCTCACATCGATAGCCGCACTGGCCTGCGCCGTCCTGCTGCTTGGCGCCGCGACGGCTGTGCCCGCCCACGCGCAGGCCAAGAAGAGCTTCAAGATCGCCTGGTCGATCTATGTCGGCTGGATGCCCTGGGGCTATGCCGCCGACACCGGCATCGTCAAGAAATGGGCCGACAAGTATGGCCTCACGATCGAGGTCAAGCAGTTCAATGACTATGTCGAGTCGGTCAACCAGTACACGGCGGGCGCCTTCGACGCCGTGACGATCACCAACATGGACGCGCTGTCGATCCCGGCCGCCGGCGGCGTCGACACCACGGCGATGATCGTCGGCGACTTCTCCAATGGCAACGACGCGGTGATCCTGAAGGGCAAGGGCGACCTTGCCGCCGTCAAGGGCCAGAAGGTCAACCTCGTCGAGTTCTCGGTCTCGCACTATCTGCTGGCCCGCGCGCTGGAAGGCGTCAAGCTCGCCGAGCGGGACGTGAAGGTGGTGAACACCTCGGACGCGGACATGGCCGGCGCCTACAAGACGCCCGACGTCACCGCCGTCGTCACCTGGAATCCGATCGTCGCCGAGATCCTCGCCAGCCCGGATGCCAAGAAGGTGTTCGATTCCTCGCAGATCCCCGGCGAGATCATGGACCTGATGGTCGTCAACACCGCGGTCCTGAAGGACAATCCGGACTTCGGCAAGGCGCTGGCGGGCATCTGGTACGAAACCCTCGCCAGGATGACCGGCACCGACGCCGCCGCCAAGGACGCCAAGGAGGCGATGGCCAAGGCCTCCGGCACCGACCTCGCGGGCTTCGAGAGCCAGCTCGCCTCCACCCGCCTGTTCTCCAAGGCCGCTGAAGCGGAGGCGTTCACCAAGAGCGCGACCATCGGCACCACCATGGACCGCGTGCGCAAATTCCTGTTCGAGAAGGGCCTGCTCGGCAAGGACGCGAAGTCCGCCGATGTCGTCGGCATCGAACTCGCCGACAAGAGCGTGCTCGGCGACAAGGCCAATATCAAGCTGCGCTTCGACGCGACCTACATGGACGCCGCCGCCAAGGGCAAGCTCTGA
- the leuA gene encoding 2-isopropylmalate synthase has translation MLTNPETKYRPFVSPVAMPDRQWPTRQITTAPRWLSTDLRDGNQSLADPMDVEKKLRFYKTLVGVGFKEIEVAFPSASQTEFDFVRRLIDDALIPDDVSIQVITQSRADLIARTFESLQGAKQAIVHLYNATAPLFRRVVFQMSQREIVDLAREGATAMLEESRKQPDTRWTFQYSPETFCFTEPEFALEICERVLDIWQPTPEHPVILNLPATVEVAMPNVYADQIEWFCRRISRRDSVIISLHPHNDRGTAVAATELALLAGADRVEGCLFGNGERTGNVDIVTLALNLYTQGIDPKLYFPDMRSVVRTVEHCNALPVHPRHPYAGELVHTAFSGSHQDAIRKGFEAHRSRNDGVWEMPYLPIDPADIGETYEAVIRVNSQSGKGGVAWVIEQDQGLKLPRHLQIDFSRRVQEEADRTGKEMTAEMIWSIFCSAYHLTSPQRFELVDYKTGSRRGDQQRTFSGQVRVDGRLLSINGRGNGLISSALAALADSCGLAIDVVDYHEHALKHGSDSKAAAYLECRTADGRRVFGVGIDSDVATASVKAVLSAACSA, from the coding sequence ATGTTGACCAACCCTGAAACCAAGTATCGCCCCTTTGTCTCTCCCGTCGCCATGCCTGATCGGCAATGGCCCACCCGGCAGATCACCACAGCGCCGCGCTGGCTCTCCACCGACCTGCGCGACGGCAACCAGTCGCTGGCCGACCCGATGGACGTCGAGAAGAAGCTGCGCTTCTACAAGACGCTGGTCGGGGTCGGCTTCAAGGAGATCGAAGTCGCGTTTCCCTCCGCCTCGCAGACCGAGTTTGATTTCGTCCGCCGGCTGATCGACGACGCGCTGATCCCCGACGACGTCTCGATCCAGGTGATCACGCAATCGCGCGCCGACCTGATCGCGCGCACGTTCGAATCGTTGCAGGGGGCCAAGCAGGCGATCGTCCATCTCTACAACGCCACCGCGCCGCTGTTCCGCCGCGTCGTCTTCCAGATGAGCCAGCGCGAGATCGTCGATCTCGCCCGCGAAGGCGCCACCGCCATGCTGGAGGAAAGCCGCAAGCAGCCGGACACGCGCTGGACGTTCCAGTACTCGCCCGAGACGTTCTGCTTCACCGAGCCGGAGTTCGCGCTCGAGATCTGCGAGCGCGTGCTCGACATCTGGCAGCCGACGCCGGAGCATCCGGTCATTCTCAACCTGCCGGCCACCGTCGAGGTGGCGATGCCGAACGTCTATGCCGATCAGATCGAGTGGTTCTGCCGCCGCATCTCGCGCCGCGACAGCGTCATCATCAGCCTGCATCCGCATAACGACCGCGGCACGGCGGTCGCAGCGACCGAGCTCGCGTTGCTGGCCGGCGCCGATCGCGTCGAAGGCTGCCTGTTCGGCAACGGCGAACGCACCGGCAATGTCGATATCGTCACCTTGGCGTTGAACCTGTACACACAGGGGATCGATCCGAAGCTGTATTTCCCCGATATGCGCAGCGTCGTCCGCACGGTCGAGCACTGCAACGCCCTGCCGGTGCATCCGCGCCACCCTTACGCGGGCGAACTGGTGCACACCGCCTTCTCCGGCTCGCACCAGGACGCGATCCGCAAGGGCTTCGAGGCGCATCGCAGCCGCAACGACGGCGTCTGGGAAATGCCATATCTGCCGATCGATCCGGCCGACATCGGCGAGACCTACGAAGCCGTCATCCGCGTCAACAGCCAGTCCGGCAAGGGCGGCGTCGCCTGGGTGATCGAGCAGGATCAGGGATTGAAGCTGCCGCGCCATCTGCAGATCGACTTCAGCCGCCGCGTGCAGGAGGAAGCCGACCGCACCGGCAAGGAGATGACCGCCGAGATGATCTGGTCGATCTTCTGCAGCGCCTATCACCTGACCAGCCCGCAGCGGTTCGAGCTGGTCGATTACAAGACCGGCAGCCGCCGCGGCGACCAGCAGCGCACGTTCAGCGGCCAGGTGCGGGTGGACGGCCGCCTGCTCAGCATCAACGGCCGCGGCAACGGGCTGATCTCCAGCGCGCTGGCCGCACTCGCCGACAGTTGCGGGCTCGCGATCGACGTCGTCGATTACCACGAGCATGCGCTGAAGCACGGTTCGGACTCCAAGGCCGCTGCCTATCTCGAGTGCCGCACCGCCGACGGCCGTCGCGTGTTCGGCGTCGGCATCGACAGCGACGTCGCCACCGCCTCCGTCAAGGCCGTGCTCAGCGCCGCCTGCAGCGCCTGA
- a CDS encoding helix-turn-helix domain-containing protein, with protein MQATPAPALNPVTLLAVDDQALPGQRHSHAEAQLLYAVSGVFTVATDRGVWVVPPNRAVWVPAGVEHITASSGPIKFRALFVAAGAERRLPDDCCVVEVSPLLREMIVRLASIDGRPEHAAYALRLSLLLLDELTILPVQPLSLPMPRHPRLAAFCAAVQADPAHAVVLEEAAARLGVSRRSFMRLFLRETGMTFGRWHQQARLLDAQLRLAQGHSILSVALDCGYQSPSAFAAAFRRALGKAPSEYFAR; from the coding sequence ATGCAGGCAACTCCCGCACCGGCGCTGAATCCGGTGACGCTGCTGGCGGTGGACGACCAGGCATTGCCGGGGCAGCGCCATAGCCATGCCGAGGCTCAGTTGCTCTATGCGGTCAGCGGCGTGTTTACGGTCGCGACCGACCGTGGCGTCTGGGTGGTGCCGCCAAACCGGGCGGTGTGGGTGCCCGCCGGCGTGGAGCACATCACCGCGAGCAGCGGTCCGATCAAGTTCCGGGCGCTGTTCGTCGCGGCCGGAGCGGAGCGGCGGCTGCCGGATGATTGCTGCGTGGTCGAGGTTTCGCCGCTGCTGCGCGAAATGATCGTGCGACTGGCGTCCATCGACGGCCGTCCTGAGCATGCGGCCTATGCCTTGCGGCTGTCGCTGCTGTTGCTCGACGAACTGACGATCCTGCCGGTGCAGCCGCTCAGCCTGCCGATGCCGCGCCACCCGCGGCTCGCCGCCTTCTGCGCGGCGGTGCAGGCTGATCCGGCGCATGCGGTGGTGCTGGAGGAGGCCGCAGCGCGGCTCGGCGTCAGCCGCCGCAGCTTCATGCGCCTGTTCCTGCGCGAAACCGGCATGACGTTTGGCCGCTGGCATCAGCAGGCGCGGCTTCTGGACGCGCAGCTGCGGCTCGCGCAGGGGCATTCGATCCTCAGCGTGGCGCTCGACTGTGGCTATCAAAGTCCGAGCGCGTTCGCGGCCGCGTTCCGCCGCGCCCTCGGCAAGGCTCCGAGCGAATATTTCGCGCGCTGA
- a CDS encoding EamA family transporter — protein MSNWQTWALLSAAFAALTAIFAKVGVEDINPDFATFLRTIVILVVLAAILASLGEFRSLGSISGRTYVFLGLSGLATGASWLCYFRALKLGHASQVAPIDKLSVVLVAVFGVVFLGEKLSVPNSIGVALIASGAILVAVKP, from the coding sequence ATGAGCAACTGGCAAACCTGGGCGCTGCTGTCGGCGGCTTTTGCCGCTCTGACGGCGATCTTCGCCAAGGTCGGGGTCGAGGACATCAATCCCGATTTCGCGACCTTCCTCCGCACGATCGTCATCCTCGTGGTGCTGGCGGCTATTCTGGCCAGCCTTGGCGAATTCCGTTCGCTGGGCTCGATCTCGGGCCGGACCTACGTCTTCCTCGGCCTGTCCGGTTTGGCGACGGGCGCGTCGTGGCTTTGCTACTTCCGCGCGCTAAAGCTCGGTCATGCATCGCAGGTTGCACCGATCGACAAGCTGAGCGTGGTGCTGGTGGCGGTGTTCGGCGTGGTGTTTCTCGGCGAGAAGCTGTCCGTTCCGAATTCGATCGGCGTGGCGCTGATCGCATCGGGCGCGATTCTCGTCGCAGTGAAGCCCTGA
- a CDS encoding GGDEF domain-containing protein, producing MTARFGDVWQRLRRLCGGFRCAPGERDHGVRQKLLVGAVIAIACTAILAMSVIVRSYGDYQRARDNLIGLESFRLILETANLLSAERGPSNSVLGEGVKSEGPLAARLALFRTRSDAALGTLFAMSHSKTTGVVIPAALLTPVRDQLVAARREVDRVAALPPPLRSLADVQSVIENMFQVVDTFQTVIRWKAAQLTISNPDLAGEVLASRMFGELREYGGRLASEIMAPIAVREPQPVKNLAAANQTRGRLIELWNLAGVQGALGLRHPRFAEALRDVEREFFGDGVAMVDALIAEGRKSGDYSMTAEELTNRFVPTLEPLERARKVFLDLTVDELNEVRSKALTMLGGTIGITALFVATLLGLILAAQRFIFNPLLQAHNEVVGLTTAGAVASGRVVQHAPEIRRLFEAISALRDNLAERDSLTQHLRQLAETDGLTGLLNRRMLDLVGENRAGTAGDGRACLILMDIDHFKTINDGYGHLEGDRVLKECVQRVGAMLRASDIFARFGGEEFAILIPDGDFAAAVALAKRVRYVLQTGPFALTSGHELRITASFGVATGHLGRASWPRLIEAADAALYRAKSEGRNRVRVAETIHLVPPMTPLDAEHDQDSGRSLASL from the coding sequence TTGACCGCGCGGTTCGGTGATGTCTGGCAGCGTCTGCGACGGCTGTGCGGCGGCTTCCGCTGCGCGCCGGGCGAACGCGACCATGGCGTGCGCCAGAAACTCCTGGTCGGCGCGGTGATCGCGATAGCCTGCACGGCGATTCTCGCCATGAGCGTGATCGTGCGCTCCTATGGCGACTATCAGCGCGCGCGCGACAATCTGATCGGGCTGGAGAGCTTTCGTCTCATCCTGGAAACCGCGAACCTGCTGTCGGCGGAGCGTGGTCCCTCCAACAGCGTGCTCGGCGAAGGGGTGAAGTCGGAAGGCCCGCTCGCCGCCCGCCTCGCCCTGTTCCGAACCCGTAGCGATGCCGCGCTCGGCACGCTGTTTGCGATGTCGCATTCGAAGACGACCGGGGTGGTGATCCCGGCCGCGCTGCTGACGCCGGTTCGCGACCAGCTCGTGGCCGCCCGGCGCGAGGTCGATCGCGTGGCGGCGCTGCCGCCGCCCTTGCGCAGTCTCGCCGACGTGCAGTCGGTGATCGAGAACATGTTCCAGGTGGTCGATACATTTCAGACGGTGATCCGCTGGAAGGCTGCGCAGCTCACCATCTCGAACCCGGATCTCGCGGGTGAGGTGCTGGCCAGCCGGATGTTCGGCGAGCTGCGCGAGTATGGCGGGCGGCTGGCGTCGGAGATCATGGCGCCGATCGCGGTGCGCGAGCCGCAGCCGGTGAAGAATCTCGCCGCCGCCAACCAGACGCGCGGCCGGTTGATCGAGCTGTGGAATCTTGCCGGCGTGCAGGGCGCGCTCGGCCTGCGTCATCCCCGCTTTGCCGAGGCGCTGCGCGACGTCGAGCGCGAGTTCTTCGGCGACGGTGTGGCGATGGTCGATGCGCTGATCGCCGAGGGACGCAAGTCCGGTGATTATTCGATGACGGCGGAGGAGTTGACGAACCGCTTCGTGCCGACGCTCGAGCCGCTCGAGCGCGCGCGCAAGGTCTTCCTCGATCTCACGGTGGATGAGCTGAACGAGGTCCGCAGCAAGGCGCTGACGATGCTGGGCGGCACGATCGGCATCACCGCGCTGTTCGTCGCGACGTTGCTCGGGCTGATCCTCGCCGCGCAGCGGTTCATCTTCAATCCGCTGCTGCAGGCCCACAACGAGGTGGTCGGATTGACCACCGCCGGCGCTGTCGCATCCGGCCGCGTCGTGCAACACGCGCCCGAGATCCGCCGTCTGTTCGAGGCGATCAGCGCGCTGCGCGACAACCTCGCCGAGCGCGATTCGCTGACGCAGCATCTGCGCCAACTGGCGGAAACCGACGGGCTGACCGGCCTGCTCAACCGGCGGATGCTGGACCTCGTCGGCGAGAACCGTGCCGGCACAGCCGGCGATGGCAGGGCCTGCTTGATCTTGATGGACATCGACCATTTCAAGACCATCAACGACGGCTACGGCCATCTCGAAGGCGACCGGGTGCTGAAGGAGTGCGTGCAGCGCGTCGGCGCGATGCTGCGGGCCAGCGATATCTTCGCCCGGTTCGGCGGCGAGGAGTTCGCGATCCTGATTCCAGATGGCGATTTCGCCGCCGCGGTCGCGCTGGCCAAGCGCGTTCGCTACGTGCTGCAGACCGGCCCATTCGCGCTGACCAGCGGCCACGAGCTGCGGATCACCGCGAGCTTCGGCGTCGCCACCGGTCATCTCGGCCGCGCGTCGTGGCCGCGCTTGATCGAGGCCGCCGATGCCGCGCTCTACCGGGCGAAGTCGGAAGGCCGCAACCGCGTGCGGGTGGCCGAGACGATCCATCTGGTTCCGCCAATGACGCCGCTCGATGCGGAGCATGATCAGGATTCCGGGCGATCGCTGGCGTCGCTTTAG
- a CDS encoding caspase family protein: MLRHLKAAAAVSLLALIASHPAFAENRVALVIGNSAYRAVPALPNAQNDAGKMSEMLGAAGFEVTNAPDLSQDDLRKTIGEFAGKLAAKGPDTVALVFYAGHGIQVDGENFIVPVDVDPKREADIPLQAVRLNDVLNTLNSVPNKARIVMLDACRNNPFPAISQSTGRGLAMVDTKSGAPGTFISYSTSPGSEAEDGSGANSPYTAAVLNVAREPGLSIEDAFKRVRVAVNEATQGRQVPWESSSLTGDFRFFTAADAAQATAAGAAASAPKSAVTRSIDDWKRELQGKQPSAAYDLVLTENSIEAYEAFVVLFGESPFAARARTLLDRRKEMLAWNEATLINTPASYRAFVAAYPGSDLAATARKLEERVRNRSLNANAAVLPGAVPVNATPVPVNVASAPAACPCNIAPKQPKQPVRTRVERSEPEPKLKPKPVKRAAVPPPPPPRRVRPPTDDDVVYAPPPRVVVPPPIIGGGIVIGGGGYRPGGYRPGGYRPGGYQSGSRYPGGPRPPTGSQRYDYR, from the coding sequence ATGCTGCGTCATTTGAAGGCGGCCGCCGCCGTCAGCCTGCTGGCGCTGATCGCCAGTCATCCCGCATTCGCCGAGAACCGCGTCGCGCTGGTGATCGGCAACTCGGCCTATCGCGCGGTGCCGGCGCTGCCGAACGCCCAGAACGATGCCGGCAAGATGAGCGAGATGCTCGGCGCCGCCGGCTTCGAGGTGACGAACGCGCCGGACCTGTCGCAGGACGATCTGCGCAAGACGATCGGCGAATTCGCCGGCAAGCTCGCGGCCAAGGGGCCGGATACAGTGGCGCTGGTGTTCTATGCGGGCCACGGCATCCAGGTCGATGGCGAAAACTTCATCGTTCCCGTCGATGTCGATCCGAAGCGCGAGGCCGATATTCCGCTGCAGGCGGTGCGGCTGAACGATGTGTTGAACACGCTGAATTCGGTGCCGAACAAGGCGCGTATCGTCATGCTCGATGCCTGCCGCAACAACCCGTTCCCGGCGATCAGCCAGTCGACGGGGCGCGGGCTCGCCATGGTCGATACCAAGTCCGGCGCGCCGGGTACCTTCATCTCCTATTCCACCTCGCCTGGATCCGAGGCCGAGGACGGCTCCGGCGCCAACAGCCCGTATACCGCCGCGGTGCTCAATGTGGCGCGCGAGCCGGGCCTGTCGATCGAGGATGCGTTCAAGCGCGTGCGCGTGGCGGTGAACGAGGCGACGCAAGGCCGGCAGGTGCCGTGGGAGAGCTCGTCGCTGACCGGCGACTTCCGTTTCTTCACCGCTGCGGACGCAGCGCAGGCAACCGCTGCCGGTGCGGCCGCTTCGGCGCCGAAGTCCGCCGTGACGCGCTCGATCGATGACTGGAAGCGTGAGCTGCAGGGCAAGCAGCCGTCGGCCGCCTACGATCTGGTGCTGACGGAGAATTCGATCGAAGCCTACGAGGCGTTCGTCGTGCTGTTTGGCGAATCGCCGTTTGCTGCGCGCGCTCGCACGCTGCTCGATCGTCGCAAGGAAATGCTGGCCTGGAACGAGGCGACCCTCATCAACACGCCCGCATCTTATCGCGCGTTCGTCGCCGCTTATCCGGGCAGCGATCTCGCCGCCACCGCGCGCAAGCTCGAGGAGCGCGTGCGCAACCGCTCGCTGAATGCGAATGCGGCGGTGCTGCCGGGAGCGGTGCCGGTCAATGCGACGCCGGTTCCGGTCAATGTGGCGAGCGCGCCGGCGGCGTGCCCCTGCAACATCGCGCCGAAGCAGCCGAAGCAGCCGGTGAGGACGCGGGTCGAGCGGTCCGAGCCCGAGCCGAAACTCAAGCCGAAGCCGGTGAAGCGCGCGGCTGTGCCACCTCCGCCTCCGCCGCGGCGCGTGCGGCCGCCGACCGACGATGATGTGGTTTATGCGCCGCCGCCGCGCGTGGTGGTGCCGCCGCCGATCATTGGGGGAGGCATCGTCATCGGTGGTGGCGGTTATCGGCCCGGTGGCTATCGACCTGGCGGTTACCGGCCGGGCGGCTATCAATCCGGCAGCCGGTATCCCGGCGGCCCTCGTCCGCCGACGGGTTCGCAGCGCTACGACTATCGCTGA